The Flavobacteriales bacterium genomic sequence ATGCAAGACACTTCTAAGAGGCCGGTTATTCTGGTCACCAATGACGACGGGATCAAGGCCCCGGGATTGCGGACACTGATCCGCATCATGAACGAATTCGGCGATGTGCTGGTTGTGGCACCCGATAAACCGCAATCGGGAATGGGGCATGCGATCACCATTCATTCTCCCCTGAGGTTGCAGGAGGTACAGATCAACGGACACCGTGAATATGAGTGTTCCGGCACCCCGGTGGATTGCGTGAAGTTGGCGGTGAACCAACTGCTCCATCGCAAACCGGATCTTTGTGTGTCCGGCATCAATCATGGTCAGAATTCTTCGATCAATGTGATCTACAGCGGTACCATGTCGGCAGCGGTGGAAGGTGCCATTGAAAGCATTCCTTCCATTGGTTTTTCTCTTTTGGATCACTCCGTAGGGGCTGATTTTTCCGAAGCGGAGGATGTGGTGCGGCAGGTGGTGTCACAGGTACTGGAGCATGGACTTCCGGAGGGAACCTGCCTCAATGTGAACATCCCCCGTAAGTCGGAAGAAAAACTGAAAGGTATCAAAGTATGCCGTCAGGCCATGGCGCGATACGAGGAGGAATTCGAAGAAAGACGCGACCCGATGGGTATTCCCTATTTCTGGCTGACAGGTGTTTTCCGCATACAGGATCACGGAGAGGATACCGATGAATGGGCACTGAAGAACCACTATGTATCTGTGGTGCCTGTGCAATTTGATATGACTTCTCATCACTCGATCAGTACATTGAACCAATGGGACTTTGAATGAACTGGAAGCTCAGATACAACCGGGTAAGCCTGGGTGTGGTACTCGGAACGTTGGGTCCCTTCCTGGGTTTCTGGTTCT encodes the following:
- the surE gene encoding 5'/3'-nucleotidase SurE yields the protein MQDTSKRPVILVTNDDGIKAPGLRTLIRIMNEFGDVLVVAPDKPQSGMGHAITIHSPLRLQEVQINGHREYECSGTPVDCVKLAVNQLLHRKPDLCVSGINHGQNSSINVIYSGTMSAAVEGAIESIPSIGFSLLDHSVGADFSEAEDVVRQVVSQVLEHGLPEGTCLNVNIPRKSEEKLKGIKVCRQAMARYEEEFEERRDPMGIPYFWLTGVFRIQDHGEDTDEWALKNHYVSVVPVQFDMTSHHSISTLNQWDFE